Proteins from a single region of Sesamum indicum cultivar Zhongzhi No. 13 linkage group LG5, S_indicum_v1.0, whole genome shotgun sequence:
- the LOC105162748 gene encoding dirigent protein 23-like, translating to MTLYFQDYSGGPNATVIEITGHPDGLLGFTRFGAIFCTDDPITEGFAESSAQIARAQGLYVTSALDGSNTHVLISIVFTNEEYKGSTLEVQGSSAQFERVREVAVVGGTGKFRLARGYATFETIHYDHTLYYAVIQCNVTVLHY from the coding sequence ATGACCCTCTACTTCCAAGATTACTCCGGTGGGCCCAATGCCACCGTGATCGAGATTACGGGCCATCCCGACGGGCTTCTTGGCTTCACCAGGTTTGGAGCCATCTTCTGCACTGACGATCCAATAACAGAGGGATTTGCGGAGAGCTCGGCCCAAATTGCACGGGCTCAAGGTTTGTACGTGACGTCTGCTTTGGACGGGTCCAACACTCACGTCCTGATATCGATCGTGTTCACCAACGAGGAGTACAAAGGCAGCACGTTGGAAGTACAAGGTAGCAGCGCGCAATTTGAACGGGTGAGGGAGGTGGCGGTGGTGGGGGGCACCGGAAAATTCCGTCTGGCCCGTGGTTACGCCACTTTTGAAACTATTCATTACGATCATACACTTTATTATGCGGTCATCCAGTGCAACGTTACCGTGTTACATTACTAA
- the LOC110012038 gene encoding glycine-rich cell wall structural protein 1-like translates to MGLSGKWLCALVLLLVVVLNLSAKSVGDDKADKLGWRGDDDCRFSRRGCYGGGRYGRGPRGGYGGRGGRGGFGGGRGGGGGFGGGGGVGGGGGLGGGAGGGGGLGGGGGGGVGGGSGHGGGFGAGGGVGGGGGVGGGVGGGGGFGGGGGGGVGGGSGHGGGFGAGGGVGGGAGGGLGGGGGAGGGGGSGGGIGVGSGSGGGFGAGGGVGGGVGGGAGGGVGGAGGGVGGGGGGGGGGGGGLGGGSGHGGGFGGGVGGGAGGGLGGGAGGGHGVGGGGGFGVGIGIGVGVGVGAGAGHGVGVGGGSGGGGGGGRQ, encoded by the exons ATGGGTTTATCTGGGAAATGGCTTTGTGCATTGGTCTTGCTCTTGGTTGTAGTGTTGAATTTGAGTGCAAAAAGTGTTGGTGATGACAAAGCTGATAAGTTGGGTTGGAGGGGTGATGATGATTGTAGGTTTAGCAGGCGGGGATGTTATGGTGGTGGCCGATATGGCCGTGGGCCACGAGGGGGTTATGGAGGTAGGGGTGGAAGGGGAGGGTTTGGAGGAGGTCGTGGAGGAGGTGGTGGTtttggtggaggaggaggagtagGAGGTGGAGGTGGTTTGGGTGGTGGAGCGGGAGGAGGTGGAGGGTTAGGTGGTGGGGGTGGTGGAGGAGTAGGGGGAGGTTCGGGTCATGGTGGGGGATTTGGTGCTGGTGGAGgagttggtggtggtggtggagttGGGGGAGGTGTTGGAGGAGGTGGTGGATTTGGTGGTGGGGGAGGTGGTGGTGTTGGAGGGGGTTCAGGTCATGGAGGAGGCTTCGGAGCTGGAGGTGGTGTAGGTGGTGGTGCAGGTGGAGGTCTTGGTGGGGGTGGTGGAgcaggaggaggaggaggtaGCGGTGGTGGTATCGGGGTTGGTTCTGGCTCAGGAGGAGGATTTGGTGCCGGAGGTGGTGTTGGAGGTGGTGTTGGAGGTGGGGCag GTGGAGGCGTCGGAGGTGCAGGTGGAGGCGTTggcggaggtggtggtggtggaggaggaggtggaggtgggTTAGGTGGTGGCTCAGGACATGGGGGTGGATTTGGTGGAGGTGTTGGAGGTGGAGCAGGTGGAGGTTTAGGTGGTGGTGCTGGTGGTGGCCATGGcgttggtggtggtggagggtTTGGCGTTGGGATCGGCATTGGGGTTGGGGTGGGAGTGGGAGCTGGGGCTGGCCATGGTGTTGGAGTAGGAGGTGGATCCGGTGGTGGAGGCGGTGGCGGTAGACAATGA